The Limisphaera ngatamarikiensis nucleotide sequence TCGCGGTACGCGCGGTATTGGGCCTGGAGATCAATGAATTGCATGATGTTTACCTCCCCGTCACGGGTTCACGGAAATCAGAGAGATTGGGCAGGGAGAGGGTACGATGTTTGATGAACGGCCTGGGAGGGACGGCGTCCTCGCCGTCCGCAAGAATTTGTCGGGCACACGCAGGTTTTTGGTTTCACCACAGAGACACAGAGGACACAGAGATGTTGTCGTGTTTCCGCGGTAAGACATTTCCGGGGTCTTTCCCGTGTTCTTCGGGATTCTGTTGGTTTTTACGGTCGTTGGGCCCTTGTGGTTTCGAGTCGGCGGCGGAGGCGGTGATCCAGGCATTGTTCGAAACTGACCAACTCGCGCAGCAGGGCGTTGTAACGGGCGTAGGCGTCGGGTTCCTGGTGGCGGAGCAGGCGATAGAGTTCCAGTTCGGCCTCGCCGGGAAGGGGTTGCAGATCCTCGGGCCAGAGACCGGCCTCGCGCAAGCGGGGTCGGGCGATCTGACACAGCCAGGCTGCCGGTGTGGGACGGCGCCCGCGCAAATCGTCAAGACCCTGCCGAACGAGGTCGAAACCCGGCAGATCCCGAAGTTCATCCAGCTGCACGGTTGCAGTACTCATGGACGATGCGGCGCAGGGTGGGGGCGTCAATCCCGGGGTGCCGGATCAGGTCCGGTTCGATCTGTTGGAACAGCTCCCGGAGCCGGTCGGGTTGAATCCAGCCCCGGCTGCGCATGGCTTCGAGGTCGCGCAGGTCCCGCTCGTGACGGCGATGCAGCTTGGCCAGTGCCTGGGCGTAGGGGTCGTAATGGTAGAACTGGATCGGACCGTGTTGAGCGATCCAGAGGGATCGGTCGCGCCAGCCGGGCAGGGCCGGCAGGAACTGGTCGGGCGCGGCCAGTTCGATATTCAGGTCGAGCCGCTCCTTCAGCTCGGCCAGTGCTTCGAACAATCCCGGGGGTTCAGGGTCGGGTTTTAGGTCCACATCCACCGTGGTTTGGCGCCAGCCGTACCAGACGGCGGTGGCGCCGCCGGCGAGGTAGATCCGACCCGGACCGTGCACGGCGCGGCCGAGGGCGGTCATCAGGGCTTCAAGTTTGGCGCGATCGGTTTCGGCCCGCATGGGGCATCCTGCTGTGCGCGGGGCGGTTCAGCGCCATCGCCCGGCGAGTAACCACGCAAACAAGGAAACGTGATTCAACCACCGGGAGAGAGCGGCGATCACCCGGCCTTGTATTCAACCAGACAGGCACAAGGGGCGCAGAGATCGGACACGGAAGGTGTTGCCGAATGTGGCTGGTGACGGGGACAAGCTACCGCCCTTGGTCGTTTTGCCGGATTTTCCGGCAAAGACCACTCGGCCCTCGAACTGGTTTGTACCCGACACGGATCGGGTGCGGCGATCGTTGTGCGCCGCTTGATCGGTACCGGCCCCGGTGCGGGGTTTGGGTACCACCGTTTACGTTTCAGGTGCGGGTCGAACGCACGCGCCGGCCGGATCGGACCCGCGGTTCACCCGCCCAGGATCCGTTGGATCACCGGCAACAGGCGCCGGCCGTTTCGATGCCAACTGCGCAGCAGCCGGACACGGTCGGCCACGCGATCGCGCTCGGTCCCGGGGAGGGTTCGGATCAGGGTACTGATCCGGTCCAGATGCACCTCACTGTCGCGGAGCCTGGGTTCGATTCGTTCCCGGAGGAATCGGGCGGCCAGGCGCCGCAATTCGGTCACGGCCACATAATGGGCTCGGCGGTTGCCGGGCTGCAACACCTTGCGCACCGCACCGATGCCATGGAGGAATCGGAGTCCCTGGCTGGCGGAGCCCTTGCTGATGCCGAGGCGCTCCACCAGGTCGTCCATGGTCAACGGTTGGGGTGCGACAAAGAGCAGTCCGTAGATCTGGCCGAACGATGCCGGCTGACCCAGCAGGCGGCAAAGGCGGACGAAGAGGTCCACCACCTCCCGCTCGACGGGCGTCAGGCCCTGGCGGGGGTGCTCGGCCCCGGTTACGGACTCAACCGCCGCGGTCGGGGCAGCGGCCCCGGCGACCGGGCTGGCACGGTGTGTTTGCCACACGCGGGCCACCGTATGCGGTCGGCGGGGAAGTTCAAGCGGAAATGAACCATCCGCCCCGGGTTGGAACCACCGAGGCGCAGAGAAGGGGAAAAACCACAGAGGCACAGAGGACACAGAGGCAAAACACGGAGAGTTGTGGGAAGGCTGGATGGATGTGCGGCGCACGGTCCCCCGTGCCCGCGAGGTTCTTGCGGACCGCGGGGACGTGGTCCCTCCCTTGCCTCTGGCGTAACGCCACACCCCTCTCTGTGTCCTCCGTGTCTCCGTGGTGAAACCAAAAACCTGCGTGTGCCCGCCAATCCTTGCGGACCGCGGGGACGCGGTCCCTCCCAATCCACCACCCGGGAGGGGCACAGTCCTCTGTGCCCGATTCGATCATCCCCGGGAGGGGCACGGTCCTCCGTGCCCGCGAAATTCTTGCGGACCGCGGGGACGCGGTCCCTCCCGATCCACCACCCGGGAGGGGCGCAGTCCTCTGCGCCCGATTCGATCATCCCCGGGAGGGGCACGGTCCTCCGTGCCCGCGAAATTCTTGCGGACCGCGAGGACGCCGTCCCTCCCTTGCCTTTGGCGGAACACCGCGCCCCTCTCTGTGTCCTCTGTGTCTCTGTGGTGAAACCAAAAACCTGCGTGCGCCTGCCAATTCCCGCGGACGGCGAGGACGCCGTCCCTCCCATCGGACCGCGGGGACGCGGTCCCTCCCATCGGACCGCGAGGACGCCCTCCCGATCGGCTGGATGGTGTGGGTGGAAGAAAGCCGTTGCAATCGGCGGTCGGGGTTTCAAGCTGTGGGTGTGACGAAGCCACGTTTGCTGTTGTTTTACGAGCGGTTGTTGCCGGGGACGCAGTTGGTGAACCGGCTGGAGGATCTGGGGTATGAGGTGCGGACGGTGGGGGCGGTGGAGGATCTGCCGGTGGTGACGGCGGCGTGGAAACCGCTGTTGGTGCTGGCGGATTTGGAAAGTTCGCGGGGGAACGTGGTGGAGGCGGTGCGGCGGATCCGGCAGGATCCGGGCACCTCGCATGTGCCGGTGTTGGGGTTTTGTGGGGGGCGGGTCGGGGACCTGATGGAGCGGGCGCGGGAGGCGGGTGCGACGTTGGTGGTGCAGGACGTGGCGCTGGTGCAGCACCTGGCGCAGTGGTTGGACCAGGCGCTGGAGGTGGACTGAGGGGGATTGGGGTTGTGAGGTCGGGTGGCGGCCGGGGTTTTGAAAAAAAGGAGACCGGGCCCTGGGGAAGGCCCGGTCTTTTGGGTGGTGGTATGGGGCGTTGTGTGGGGAGGAAGCTCAGTCTTCCCAGATCATGTCGGCGACCGTACGGCCTGCCGGTATGAAAGGTAGCACATGCTCGGTGTAGGGGACAACCACGTCGAGCACGTAGGGTTCGTCGGCGTCGAGCATGCGCTGGAGTGCGGCGCGCAGGTCGCGTTTGTACATCACGCGTTCGCATTTGACGTTGAAGCTGGCGCACATGCGGACGTAGTCGGGGTAGATTTGGTGACGGTTTTCGGGGTCACCGAGGTAGGTGTGTCCGCGGTTGCCGCCGTAGAATTTGTCCTCCCACTGCACGACCATGCCGAGGTGCTGGTTGTTGAGGATGATGGCCTTGGCGGCGATGTGTTCGATGTGGGCCATGGCCAGTTCCTGGGCGTTCATGAGGAAGGACCCGTCGCCGTCGATGTCGATCACCTGGCGGTCGGGTCGGGCCACTTTGATGCCGAGGGCGGCGGGCCAGCCGAAGCCCATGGCACCGAGGCCGCCGCTGGTGATGAATTGGCGGGGTTCCTTGTATTTGTAGAACTGGGCGGCCCACATCTGGTGCTGGCCGACGCCGGTGGTGATGATGGCCTCGCCCCGGGTGAGTTCGTAGAGCATTTCGATGACCATTTGGGGCAGGATGACCTCGCTTTCCATGCCGCGGAGGTGATCCCGCATGTGCTGGGATTTGAGGACCTCCTCGGTGACGCGGTAACGGAACGGCGCGCGGCGTTTCCATTCGGCGATCTGGGCGTGCCAGGCGTCGAACCGTTTTTGGATGGGCCGTTCGCGCAACATGGCGTTGAGCCGGCGCAGGGCGTAGCCGATATCGCTGTGGACGGGCAGGTGGGCCCGTTTGTTTTTGTTGTGTTCGGCGGCGTCGATGTCGATGTGGACGATGGTGCCGTGTTTACAGAACTCCTCGACCTTGCCGGTGACGCGGTCGTCGAAGCGCACGCCGAAGGCCAGGAGGAGGTCGGCGCCGTCCTTGACCTTGACCATGGGGTCGTTGGGGTTTTTGCGGGGGAGGTATTCGCCGTTGACGGCCCAGTTGGCGTAGGCGGCGCCGTGCATGCCGAGCCACCGGAGGGACAGCGGGTGGTCTTCGGGGAAGGCGCCGATGCCCATGAGGGTGGTGGTGACGGGGATCCCGGTGCGTTCGGCGAATTCGCGCAGGTCAGCGGCCGCGTTGGCGCTGATGATACCGCCGCCCACGTAGAGCACGGGGCGTTCGGACTGTTCGATGAGTCCGATGATCTCGTTGAGTTCGAGGTCGGAGGCCTTGGGACAGGGGTTGTACCCGCGGAACCTGACCTCGGCCGGGAAAAACGGCTGGGTGCGGGCCTGCTGGACGTTTTTGGGCAGGTCGATCACCACCGGGCCGGGCCGGCCGGTTTGGGCGAGGTAGAAGGCTTCCTTGACCACGCGGGCGATGTCGTTGACATCGGTGACCAGGTAGCTGTGTTTGACGATCGGCAGGGTGATGCCGAACATGTCGGTTTCCTGGAAGGCGCTGCGGCCGATCATGTGGGTGCTGACCTGGCCGGTGATGGCGACCAGGGGCACGGAGTCCATGTAGGCATCGGCGATGGCGGTGACGAGGTTGGTGGCGCCGGGGCCGCTGGTGGTCATGACGACGCCGGCGCGGCCGGTGGCGCGGGCGTAACCTTCCGCGGCGAAGCCGCCGCCCTGTTCGTGGCGGGGCAGGTAGACACGGATCTTCCTGGACCGGGTGAGGGCCTGGTGGACCTCCATGCTGGCGCCGCCCGGGTAGGCGAAGATGGTGTCCACGCCTTCGCGTTCGAGGGCGGCCACCAGGATTTCGCTACCGGTCATCATGGGGCCAAGTTCGCCCTTTTTGGTTTGCACCGTTTGGGATTCGATCGACTGACTGCTCATACGGTTGTTTCTCAGGTTGCCGGCCGGCGTCGTGGGACAAACAAAAAACCCACGACCGTTGCCAGCCGTGGGTTCTTGTCCAAACGAACGCTCAGGTTCGACAAGAGCCAACGGCGGCGCCGTCGCCCAGGGCGACGACCACCAGACCTACGACTACTTGCCGAACGTTCCGCAACATCTTGGGTCCAACCGTACGCTGCGGACCGGGGCGGGTCAAGTCTGCAGGTGCGAAGAAAATTGGGGCGCGGGGGTGGTTGTAGGGGTGTGGCACGGGGCGGTGTCGTGGGGTTTGGGGCCCGGAGCTGGTTGGTTGGACGGGGCCGGTTTGTGGGTGGTGGGTTGCGGTGGTGGGTTGGGGTGGTCGGGGTTCGGGGCCTGAGAATCCGCCGGGCCGGGTTTCGATTTCCCAGCCGCCGCCGAGGGCTTTGTAGACGGCGACGTGCGCGGTGAGGAGCCGGGTTTCGGTGGCGGCGAGCTGGTTTTCGAGGGCGAGGAGGGCCCGTTGGGCATCCAGCACGGTCAGGTATTCGGCCACGCCGGCCTGGTATCGTTGTTCGGCGAGGGTGACGGCCTGGCGTGCGGCGGCGACGGCGGTGCGGAGGTGTTCGGCTTCGGTGCGGGTTTGGCCGAGGTTGACGAGGGCGTTTTCGGTTTCTTCGAGGGCCTGGAGGACGGTTTGTTCGTAGCGGGCCAGTTGGGCTTCGGCGCGGGCGCGGGCGGCGGCGAGGCGATCGCGCACGCGTCCGAGGTCGAGGGCGGCCCATTGGATTCGGGGGCCGAAGGAGTAGGCGTCGGAGCCGGCGTCGCCCAATCCGGCAAGGTGGGAGGCCTGCCAGCCGAGGGTGCCGAGGAAGGTGACGCGTGGGAAGAGATCGGCCGTGGCGACGCCGATGCGGGCGGTGGCGGCGGCCAGGTCCTGTTCGGCGGCCTGGATGTCGGGGCGGCGGCGGAGGAGATCGGAGGGATTGCCCACGGGGATGCGGTCGGGCAGGCGCGGGAGTGGAGCGGCGGCTTGGAGTTGGGGGGTGAGTGCCGTGGGCTGTTGACCGGTGAGGACACTGAGGCGGTGGATGGTTTGTTGGATGGCGTTTTCGAGGGCGGGGATGAGTGCCAGGGTACTTTCGTATTGGGCTTGGGCGCGGGCCAGATCGAGTTCGGTGGCGCGGCCGCCGTCGAGTTTGGCGCGGACGATTTGGAGGGTTTCCTCCTGGAGCCGGGCGTTGTGTTGGGCGACGGCGAGTTGTTGTTGGAGGCCGCGCAGTTCGCAGTAGTTGCGTGCGATTTCGGCCATGAGGCTGAGGAGCACGGCGCGGCGCCGGGCTTCGACGGCGGCGGTGTCGGCCCGGGCCGCCTCGATGGCGCGGCGGACGCGGCCGAAGAGGTCGAGTTCCCAGAAGGCGTCGAAACCGGCGTCGAAGAGCTGGCCCTCGCGGCCGTCGCGGGGCACGCCGGGCATGGCGTCGACGGCGCGGGCGCTCCGTGTGAATCCGCCCTGGGCCTGGACGGTGGGGAAGGCGTCCAGGGACTGGAGGTGTCGGAGGGCGCGGGCTTCCTGGAGTCGGGCGGTGGCGATGCGGAGGTCGTGATTACCGGTCAGGGCCGTTTGGATGAGGTTTTCCAGCAGGGGATCCTGGAACTGGCGCCACCACTCGATGTCGGCGGGGTCGGTTGTGAAGGGCTGGCCTTGGGCGTGGGTGAATGCGGCGGGCATGGGGGTGGCCGGGGTGTGGTAGTCGGGGCCGACGGTGCATCCGGACAGTCCGATGAGGGTGAGGGTGGCGGCGAGGAGGAGTGCGGTGTTGGCGGGGCCGGGCGAGCCGGAGGGGCCGTGGGGTTGGGTTGTGGGCGGAGTGGGTCGGGATCGTTCGCCGGCCAGTCTGCGGAGCACGACGTAGAAGACGGGGGTGAGGAAGATGCCGAAGGCGGTGACGCCGAGCATGCCCCAGAAGGTTGCGGTGCCGATGGCGCGGCGGAGTTCGCTGCCGGCGCCGGCGGCGATCATGAGGGGGAAGACGCCGGCGGTGAAGGCCAGGGAGGTCATGAGGATGGGGCGGAGCCGGAGCCGGGCCGCTTCCAGGACGGCATCGAAGCGGTTCAGCCCCTTGTCCTGCAGCTGGCGTGCGAACTCGACGACGAGGACGGCGTTTTTGCAGGCCAGGCCGATGAGGACGACGAATCCGATCTGGCTGAAGAGGTTGTTGTCCATGCCGCGGCTCCAGAGGCCGAGGATGGCGAACAAGAGGCTCATGGGCGTGATGAGGATGATGGCCAGGGGTAGCAGCCAGCTTTCGTATTGGGCGGCCAGGACGAGGAAGACCATGACGACGCAGAGGAGGAAGATCCAGGCGCCGGTGCGGCCGGCCTGTTGTTCCAGGAGGGTGATTTCGGTCCATTCGAAGCCCATGCCGGGCGGGAGGATTTGTCGGGCCATGGCTTCGATGATGCGGGTG carries:
- a CDS encoding DUF6036 family nucleotidyltransferase, whose product is MRAETDRAKLEALMTALGRAVHGPGRIYLAGGATAVWYGWRQTTVDVDLKPDPEPPGLFEALAELKERLDLNIELAAPDQFLPALPGWRDRSLWIAQHGPIQFYHYDPYAQALAKLHRRHERDLRDLEAMRSRGWIQPDRLRELFQQIEPDLIRHPGIDAPTLRRIVHEYCNRAAG
- the ilvB gene encoding biosynthetic-type acetolactate synthase large subunit, which encodes MSSQSIESQTVQTKKGELGPMMTGSEILVAALEREGVDTIFAYPGGASMEVHQALTRSRKIRVYLPRHEQGGGFAAEGYARATGRAGVVMTTSGPGATNLVTAIADAYMDSVPLVAITGQVSTHMIGRSAFQETDMFGITLPIVKHSYLVTDVNDIARVVKEAFYLAQTGRPGPVVIDLPKNVQQARTQPFFPAEVRFRGYNPCPKASDLELNEIIGLIEQSERPVLYVGGGIISANAAADLREFAERTGIPVTTTLMGIGAFPEDHPLSLRWLGMHGAAYANWAVNGEYLPRKNPNDPMVKVKDGADLLLAFGVRFDDRVTGKVEEFCKHGTIVHIDIDAAEHNKNKRAHLPVHSDIGYALRRLNAMLRERPIQKRFDAWHAQIAEWKRRAPFRYRVTEEVLKSQHMRDHLRGMESEVILPQMVIEMLYELTRGEAIITTGVGQHQMWAAQFYKYKEPRQFITSGGLGAMGFGWPAALGIKVARPDRQVIDIDGDGSFLMNAQELAMAHIEHIAAKAIILNNQHLGMVVQWEDKFYGGNRGHTYLGDPENRHQIYPDYVRMCASFNVKCERVMYKRDLRAALQRMLDADEPYVLDVVVPYTEHVLPFIPAGRTVADMIWED
- a CDS encoding GbsR/MarR family transcriptional regulator, which encodes MWQTHRASPVAGAAAPTAAVESVTGAEHPRQGLTPVEREVVDLFVRLCRLLGQPASFGQIYGLLFVAPQPLTMDDLVERLGISKGSASQGLRFLHGIGAVRKVLQPGNRRAHYVAVTELRRLAARFLRERIEPRLRDSEVHLDRISTLIRTLPGTERDRVADRVRLLRSWHRNGRRLLPVIQRILGG